The window CCTTCACTCAACACGCCAAGACACAGACGGCTGGCGATGCCGCGCCGGCGCAGCATGGTGTGCGCGGCCAGCGCCCGCGCCAGATCAGGCCCGCGCAGCCATCGCCATGCGCTGGCGGCATCGATCGCCCAGGACACCCAGGCGGTCTCATCAGCGGCAAACCGGTTGCGACGAATCCTGCGGTTCGCAAAGGCGAACACGCGCTCGGGCGACAGCAGGCGCACGCCGAGGCGCGCGGCAACAAGCAGGACGGCGGCCTCCGTGAGATAATTGCGCCGCCGCGTGCCGGCTTTCATCCGGATCGGCCTTGCGACATCCGTTGAAGCTCGCCGGGATCCGGCACCCGCAGCAGCCCGTTGCTCAGCATCTGCTGCAGGAACGCGTGAACCTCGGCTGCGAGCACATCGGCCTCGACCTGATACAGCTGCGCCAGCGCCTGGCAGACCTCGCCCACGCTGCGCGGCTGGGCCAGCATCGCCCAGATCTCGCTGCCGACCTTGTTCAGCCCGAAATACGCGCCGGCGCGCGCGCTGAGCATCATCACTTCCTCGCCCTGCGTCGTGCGGGTGGGCTCGCTATCCTGCACCAGGAGCGTATCGGCGGTCAGCGGCACGGTCGCAGGACCTTTGTCGCGCTGACGATAATCGTTCCGTTGCAATAGCGCTGCATGCGGGTCTCCCCGTCGGCGCGCCCGCATGGCAATTCAAGGTGGCGGGCCGCTTGAGACAAAAAATTCACTCGGAATTCCGGGAAATTGTAGCAGCGGAGGACCACCATTTCAAAGAGAGTTTGACGTCGGCCCGTGAAACGCGCCAGACTTGGCGCTGTCAGATTTGTGCGAGCCCGGAGATGCGCGATGCAATCCCTGCCGTCCCACAGTCCCGCCCCACACGACTTTGCTGAAGCAGCAGTTCTTGAAGCCCCAACTCCTGAAACACCAATTCTTAAAGCGCCATGGCTCGATTTCCTGTGGCTGGAGCTGACCCACAAATGCAATCTGGAATGCGTGCACTGCTACACCGACTCCAGCCCCACCCGCGCGCTGCATGGCGGCCTGATGGAGGCGGACTGGCGGCGCACCATCGATCAGGCGGCGGGACTCGGCTGCCGCAAGCTGCAGTTCATCGGCGGCGAGCCGACGCTGCATCCGGCGCTGCCCGACCTGATCCGGTTTGCGCGGGACAGCGGCTTTGACTGGATCGAGGTCTACACCAACGGTTTGGCGTTCAGCCCGCGGCTGCGCGCGGCGTTTGTCGACCACCGCGTGGCGTTGGCGTTTTCGATCTACGCGGCGACGTCGCTGCCGCACGACGCCGTCACCCGACGCGCCGGCAGCCACACCCGCACCATCGCCAATCTGAGGTGGGCGCTCGCCGCCGGCCTGGACGTGCGCACCGGCATCATCGCCACCGGCCTGAACCCGGAGGTGACGGCGACCCGGCGCTTTCTGCAGCAACTGGGCGTGCGGTCGATCAACATCGACAGCACCCGCGCGATGGGACGCGGCGGCGCGGCGGCAGAGGTTTCCACCGCAGCCAATTCCACCGCAGCATTATGCGGCCGGTGCTGGGAGGGCAAGCTGTGCATCACCGCCGATGGCCAGGCGATGCCCTGCACCTTTGCGCGGCAGTTTACGGTGGGGCATATCACCGCCGGCCTGGACAGCGTGCTGCGCGGCGCACCGCTTCAGCAGTTCCGGCACCGGCTGCGGGCGGAGCGCGGCGCGCGCGGCAGCGGCGGCCACGCGTTTTCGCCGATGGCGGAATGCGGACCGGTCACCCCGAACTGCGTTCCCCTCGGCGACCCCTGCTCTCCGGAAGAATTCCACCCCTGCCTGCCGATGGGCGGCCGCCCCTGCGTTCCGCAGGAAGGCCCCTGCACCCCCGAAGTGCCGCCCTGCGGCCCCGAAGGCGGCTGCAACCCGAACGCGCCGCCGTATTAGGAGCTCTGGAAGCTCTCCCGTCGCCAGCAAGAGCCGAGCGCGACCTAGTATCTCGCGCTCAATCCGACCAGCCATCTCTGCACCGGAAGAGCGGTGTCCTCGTCACGGCCCTTGGTATAGCTCGCTTTCAGGCCGACATATTTCTTCTCGTCGAAATTGTAGGTGAGCGAAGTTTCGAAAAACGACAGATTTCGAACGCTTCCGGCAAAGCCGTAGAGATAGGTTTCGGCCACCACCAGCGTGAAGGACGGGCCGCTGGAATCGGTCGTCAGGGCGAATCCGACACGAGATCCGGCGCGCCCGAAACTTCGATTGACCAGGCTTTCAACCGGATCGTTGCCGCGATCAGTGTAGTAGCCCATGTCCGCGCGCAGATCGAACAGGATCTCCGCGTAGGCGGATAGCCAGAACGGTATCGGGCGCGGATCGTTGAGGTTCATGCCGCCATTGGAGACGTCGAAGGCGGTGAATGGCCTGTAGAGTAGCGTGAGGCTGGCGATCTGGCTGTGATCCTTGGTGTTCTGGAGAAACTGAGGTTTTGCTGCGATGGTCTGAACCAGCACGTCTCAGGGGATGGTCGTTGTGAACATCATGCCGCCCGCGACGAAGCTTGTGGGATCCCGCGACTGCGCTTTTCCCTCCGTATCGGTGATCGATTGATAGAACGACACGTAAGGGACCGCGGCGGTGAAGCCGGACTCGAACGCATATCCGACCGCGCCCGTCAGCTTGTAGTTCTGTGTCTTCGTGGTGCTGTGGTCGCCGGAAATCGTCGCCGTGGCCTGGCTGGTCGACGAGAACGAGGGATTGTCGCGGCGGATCAGGAGATCGTTGGAGACCCCGCGGACGCGCAGCGGGGAGCCATCGGCAGCTGCCTGCGACTGCTGTGTTGACCATGAATGTTTAGGATGAATGGGGGTGAGGAGGACGATGAACTCCACACTCTGCGTGTCATCGTCCGGCTCGACCCTACGAGATTCACACATCTTCACGCAGACTACGGACCTCACGTTGTCTTCAACGTCGTGGCCACTCGGCAAAGAGTCGTTCCCTCCCCCCTTGTGGGGGAGGGTTAGGGAGGGGGGTAACGATAGATCCGCAGCGTGAGTGATCGGCTGCGTCGCACCATCTCTCATGCAGGTCGCGATGATCATTCCGCTTGAACGGTCCGACCGGGTCGATTCCTGACATTTTGGACCGGGCTGATGCCTGACAGTATTCGGTCATTGTTTTGCTGTCGCTGCCGTTTTCTGCTGAACGCGGAACCGGGCGCGCGGGGGAGCAAAGCGGAGGAAACGGTGGTCACGATCGATCACCCCCAGATCCCGGTCGCAGAAGCGCAGGATGTGGCCGCCGGTGTCGCGTTCGGCGAGACCAACGAGTTCGCCTGCAAGCGCTTCACCGACGAACACGAGCTCGCCGCGCCATTTGATTTCGCCGGAGGAACGCACACGGCGGACCTCATGATAAGCATCGTACCAGGGGTCATGGAGATGGCTCGGCAGGGCGCGCGACGGCGACTGCCAGAGCTTGGCGGGCGGCGCTTGATCGAGAGCCTCGTGCGGCCGCTCCTGGTTGAAGTGGTGGCGGAAGACGTCGAACCGGCGCTGCTGCTCGGCAGCCGTTGCCGCCGGCGGTTTCGAGGTCTCAGCCTTCAGAGTGCGGTGCATGCGCTCGTGCCGGGCGTTGTCCTGCGGACTCGCCGGCGGGATGTAGTGCGGCTCGATGCCGAGCTTGAGCCACCACACCGAGAGTGCCGAAAGGCCGCCCGCCCCCGTGGATCCGAACGGTGTACCGTTATCGGAGCGGATCGCATCGGGAAGGCCAATGTCCGCGAAAACGCGTTCCAGCGCGCCTTTAACGCCAGCCCAGGTCGGATCGACGATGCGGACCTCGACAAGAAAGCGGCTCGCAGCATCCGTGATGGTGAGCGGATCGCAGCGTGTCCCGTCGCGGGTTCGAAACCAGCCCTTAAAGTCGATCGACCATTCCTCATTGGGGACGCTTGCCGGCGCCACCACCTCGCCCTGTGCAATCGCTCGACGTCGGCGACGGCGTGTCTCGACCAAGCCTTCCCGCTTCAGGATGTCGCCGATCGTCGACGCCGCAGGCCAGTCGATCTCGGGCCGCCCGCGCTCAAGCCATGCCTTGACCTTCTTCGGGCCGAAATGCGGGAACCGTCGCCGTGTCGCGATGAGGCAGTCGGCCAGTTGGCTAGCCGTCGCATGCGGACAGCTCTCCACCGCGTGGCTTCTCTCCTCGAACCAGTGCGGCTCCCCGCTCGCGCGGCGGCGCTTCCACACGTAGAAGGTCTCCCGGCTGATGCCATACCGCGCGCACAGCTCCGTCACCGAAAATGCTCCCGTCTCGTACTCCCGAAACAACGCGATACGCTCCTCCATAGGACTGCTCTCCCTGAAAGGCATCGCCTGATCCTCCATCGAATCAGACGAAGCTTGCCTGTCAGGAATCAACCCGGGTCAAATTGTCAGGACTCAGCCCAGTTTGTACCAACACGCGGCCCCCCCTCCCCACCCTCCCCCACAAGGGGGGGAGGGAGCCGCAAAATCATCGTCTCGAAATCAAGACGTCGCGGATCGAGATGTGTGCATATCGTAGGGTCAAGCCGGACGATGACACTGAGTTTGGTGAAGCATTTCGACCTCCACAGCCGTCATGCCTGCTCGCCAGCGTGCAGCGCAACACCACCTCCGCCGTATTGAGCTTCCCGCGCCCTCTCCCCATATCGTGCTGATCAGGGAGTGCTTGCCGTGCGGATGCTCCGGGTGGCCCTTGTGATTGCGGCGGCGGTGATGGCGCTGATGATGGCGCCGCGGCCGGCGGCGCCGGCGGAGAGCAAGCCGCTGGCGCTGACGGTGGGGATTGACGGCGCGATCGGGCCGGCCACGGCGGGTTATGTGCGGGACGCGCTGAAGACAGCCCAGGAGCGGCGCGCCGAACTTGTCATCCTGCGGTTGAACACCCCGGGCGGGCTCGCCTCCAGCATGCGCGAGATCATTGTGGATGTGCTGGCCTCGCCGGTGCCCGTGATCGGCTATGTCGCGCCCTCGGGCGCCCACGCGGCTTCCGCCGGCACCTATATCCTCTATGCCACCCACATCGCCGCGATGGCGCCGGGCACCAACATCGGCGCCGCGACGCCGGTGGCGATCGGCGGGCCGCTGCCGGGCCTGCCGGGCGCGGGCCAGGACAAAGACAAGGACAAAGACAAGGACAAGGACAGCAAGGACAAGGACGGCGACACCAAGGCCGCGCCAAAGGATGCGATGACGGCGAAGGCCACCAACGATGCGGTGGCGCTGATCCGCAGCCTGGCCGAGCTGCGCGGCCGCAACGCCGACTGGGGCGAGAAGGCGGTGCGCGAGGCCGCGACCCTCACCGCCAATGGCGCACGCGACGCCCATGTCATCGAGCTGATCGCGCGCAGCGAAGCGGAGCTGTTGCAGCAGATCGACGGCCGCACCGTGGAGCTGGCCGGCGGCGCCACGCACACGCTCGCCACCAAGGACATCACCGTGGAGACCATCGAGCGGGGATGGATCGCGCGCTTTCTCGGCGTGATCACCGATCCCAATGTGGCGTTCATTTTGCTCCTGGTCGGCCTGTACGGCCTGTTCTTCGAGGTGACCACGCCCGGCGCGGTGGCGCCCGGCGTGATCGGGACGATCTGCCTGTTGCTGGCGGCCTATGCCCTGAACATGCTGCCGATCAATTATGCCGGCCTCGGCCTGGTGCTGCTGGGCATCGCGCTGCTGGTGGTGGAAGCCTTCAATCCCACCGTGGTGCTCGGCCTTGGCGGCGTTATCGCCTTTGTGCTCGGCGCGCTGCTGCTGTTTCGCACCGACGCGCCGGGCGTTCGCGTCTCCTGGCCGGTGATCGCGACGGCGGCGGCGATGTTTTTGGGCCTGATCGGTGTCGTGCTCGCCTCGCTGCGCCGCGTGCGCAACAGCCCGCCCAGCACCGGCGCCCACGCCATGCGCGGCCTTCCCGCGCAGGTGATCGACTGGTCGGGTGAGGGCCCGGTCTTTGAGGGCCATGTCTTCACCCAGGGCGAACGCTGGCGGGCGCACGGCGCCGAGGCATTCGCGCCCGGCGAGACGGTGGAGGTGGCCGACGTGACCAACCTGACGCTGGAGGTGCGGCGGCGATAGCCGCGGCGACGGCCGCGGAGGAGAGTTCGGGCTCGTGCTTTTGTGAGCCCCAGGAGGTGCCCCATGCTCGATTATGTCTCTGTCCTCGTGCTTGTCATCGTCGCGCTGGTGTTCTTCTCCCAGGCGATCCGCATCCTGCGCGAATATGAGCGCGGGGTGGTGTTCACGCTGGGGCGCTTCACCGGCGTCAAGGGGCCGGGACTGATCCTCCTGATTCCCGTGGTGCAGCAGCTGGTGAAGGTGGACCTGCGGGTGATGGTGGAGAACGTGCCGCCGCAGGACGTGATTTCCCGCGACAACGTGTCGGTGAAGGTGAACGCCGTGCTGTATTATCGCATTGTCGACGCCGAGCGCGCCATCATCCAGGTGGGCAACTACATGGCGGCGACCAGCCAGCTGGCGCAGACCACGCTGCGCTCGGTGCTGGGCAAGCACGAGCTCGACGAGATGCTGGCGGAGCGCGACCGGCTCAACGCGGATATTCAAGAGATCCTGGACCAGCAGACCGACGCCTGGGGCATCAAGGTGACCAACATCGAGATCAAGGACATCGACCTCAACGAGACCATGGTGCGCGCCATCGCCAAACAGGCCGAAGCCGAACGGCTGCGCCGCGCCAAGGTGATCAACGCCATGGGTGAACAGCAGGCCGCCGAGAAGCTGGTGGAAGCCGGCCGCATCCTGGCGCAGGAGCCGCAGGCCATGCAGCTGCGCTACTTCGCGGCGCTGCACGACATCGCCGGCGAGCGCTCATCCACGGTGGTGTTTCCGCTGCCGATGGATCTGCTCGGGCATTTGAACGGGCGGGGCAAGGGCGCGGGGTGAGGTGGCCGTGCAGGCTATCGTTACGGTGGACTCTCGAGGAAAGGATTGCGGATGTTCAAGCCATCGATGAGGCGGCCATGCTGCATATCCTCGCTGTAGAGAATATCGCATCCACCTTCGATCGCCGAGGCGACGATCAGCGCATCATAAAAGGAGAAACTATGATCGCGCGCCAGCGCGACCGCGGCTGCATGCGTGTCGGCGGTCAGCGGCAGGATGTCGGGAAACAGAAAGCGAAGAGAATGCAGCGCGGCCTCGACGATGGGCCAGTTCTGCCTTTGCTTGTTGCGCAACACGTTGGTGAATTCGTTCAGGACCTGGACGCTGATGACGCCGCCATCGGCAACAACCGCCAATGCACGTGCGCGCCGCGCATCCGTCGAATAAGCATAAATCAGGACATTGCTATCGAAGAACGCACTCACCGCTCATTCGCCTCGTCGCGGTCGAACTTGTAGCCTTCGGGCAGAGGAAAACGGAATTGCTCCATCCGCTTCAGAAACTCCGCGCGCTTGTCGACCTTCTCGACGGCAATCTGGCCTTTCGACGCCTCGACCACCTTCAGTTCGTCACCGGGGGCGAGACCGAGCTGATCGACCAGGGCCTTGGGCAATCGCACGGCCAGGCTGTTGCCCCACTTCGACACCTGCATGATCGCCTCCATGATATTCCAAAATTCATGTATATCATAAGCAGATACCATTTCAGTTCAAGGGGATCTAAGCCATTGATTTTACTTTTTAACTACGCAATCTCGCCGGCGGAGCGGATATCACCAGCACTCCAGCGCCTGGCTCTCGTGCCGCGTCTTCAAAGCCCAGGATACTTCCGCGTGATCGCCGCGCCCTTCTCCGTTTCCGCGCCTTGCGAAATCTCCCACCCCGGAAACGCCAGCAGATCATCCGCCATCTCGGTGATCACATCTTTCAGCTCCAGGCGCGCGAGCCAGGCGCGCGGGATCTCCTTCGCGCCCCAGAGCGCGCCGAGCAGATTGCCGGCGATGGCGCCGGTGGAATCGGAATCGCCGTCGTGATTGACGGCGAGCACCACGCCCTCGCGAAACCCCGGCGCCACCAGCGCGCAATACAGCGCGATCGCCAGCGCTTCCTCGCCGACCCAGCCCTGGCCGAGTTTGGCGATCGCCCGCCCATTCTCGCGCTTTGATGGCGCCAGATCGGAGGCCGCAAGATCCTCCGCGCGCAGAATGGCATCCAGCGTCTCCGCGTGATCCGGCGCGCGGCGCAGGCAGGCTTTGGCCACGACCAGCGCCTGCGCCAGCGGGACGCCCGCGACAAGTCCCTGCACCAGCACCGCGAGCACACCCGCGGGCAGCCATCCACTGGGATGGCCATGGGTGAGCGCCGCCAGCCGGACGCCGAGCTGGAATGTCTCAGACGGAGGCAAACCTTCTGGGGATGAACCTTGCGGCAGCCGCGCCGCGAACAGCCCCACCGGCGCCAAACGCATCACGCCGCCGCAGCCCTTGCTGTCATTGCGCGCGGGCGCGCCCAGCGCGGTCATGGCGTGCAGCGCCGCGAGACATGTGCGGCCGGGGCCGCGCCGCGCACTGAAGCCGATCTGCTCCACCAGCCATCCGGACGCCAGGGAGCGCGGCAGCAGTGGGTTGATCTCGCCCTGCGTCAGCAACCAGCGCAGATAGGCCGCTGACGTGGTGTCTTCGTAAGACGTGATGCCATTTAACGATCCGCGCACCCAGCCGCGCAGCAGGCCCTCGGCGGTGAACAGCGTCATCTGCGTATCATCGGTGATGGCGCCGACGCGTCCATACGCGGTATCGAACGCCTCGATGCCCCCGGGCCCATAAATGCGCAGGATCTTCTCCCGCGACATGAACTCGACCGGCGCGCCCAGCGCATCGCCGCAGGCGCCGCCGAGGAGACAGCCGCGAAAGCGGGAACGCAGCGCGGCCGGGGACAACCGCGACGTCCCAATCAACCGACCTTCCGTGCTCATGCCGCACGACCACTGGACGCTTCGCTCTGCATCAGCTGCGCTGAATCCTTGCCCCAGTGTTGCACCCGCCTCGTCGTGCGGGACGCTAGCGCGACCATGTATGTAGGCATCAAAGCCGCGAGACACTTGAAGGTTGCAGCAAAAACACTACCCTACGGTGATGGGGGAAAATACCGGCAATTTCAGCTTTCTCGAGGCGCACAGTCCTCAATTGGCCAAGCTTGGTCGGCTCGCCGAACGGTATTTCTTCGACGATCCTTCGACGGCCCTGGTCAAGCTGCGCCAGTTCGCCGAAATCACCGCCAAGGAAGTGGCCGCGCGGCAGGCCCTCCTTGCGGATAGCCGGGCAACCTTTGACGAGATTCTTCGCGCACTGCGGACCCGATCGGTCCTGCAACGCGAAATCGCCGATCTGTTTTATCACCTGAAGCGGACAGGGAACACCGCAGCCCATGAAGACCGCGGCACGGCGTCCGAAGCGCTGACGGCGCTCAAGATCGCCCGGGCCATTGGCGCGTGGTTTCATCAAACCTACGGCAACGCGCCATCGTTCCGGCTGGGGCCGTTCGTGCCACCGACTGCTCCCGTCGATGCGAGCGCAATCCTGCGAGGGGAAATCGCCACCCTGCGCCAAGCCGTCGCAGCCAGTGCCGACGCCGAAGCGAAGGCCCGGCTTGCGGCTCAGGAGGCGGAGGCTGCCCGTCGCGAGCTCGAAGGACGCGCCGAAGCGGAAGCCCGTGACCGGGCCTTCTGGGAGACATATGCGGGAGAGACCGAGGCCGCGCTGCGTGCCGCCGAACGCTCGCTCGCGAACACGCAGGCCGAGGCCGCCGCCGCGCCTGCACAACAGCTCGAGTTGCTTGCGCAGGCAGCCGTCAAGAGCTCCGAAGACGTCGTGCTCGATGAGGCGACCACGCGCGTCATCATCGACGAGCAGCTACGCGCCGCGGGCTGGCGGGTCGACAGTGCGCTGCTTCGTCATGCAAGCGGCATCCGCCCTGGACCCGCGGAAGCGATCGCGATTGCCGAATGGCCGACCGAGAGCGGTCCCGTGGATTACGCGCTGTTCGTAAATGGCCGTTGCGTCGGCGTTGTCGAAGCCAAGCGCCAGATCAGCGACGTGCCCGGCCGCATCGGGCAGGCCAAGCGTTATGCGCGCGGCATCACGCTGACCACGGACGAAGTGCCGTCCGGCGGCCCTTGGATTGATGGCGATGATCGTTTTCGCGCGCCGTTCGTGTTCGTCACCAACGAGCGTCCCTATGTCAAGCAGCTCGCCACCAAGTCGGGCACGTGGTTCTGGGATGCACGACACAAGACCAACCCGCGGGCGCTAGCCGAATGGTTCTCGCCGCGCGACCTGACCGAGCGGCTGGAGCAGGAGATCGGCGAGGATGTCGCCGGTTTCGCCGAACGCGAGCTCGGCGTCACCGGGTTGCGCCCCTACCAGCAGGACGCGATCCGCGCCGTCGAGGAGGCCGTCGCCCGAGGGCAGGATCATATCCTGCTCGCCATGGCCACCGGCACGGGAAAAACACGCCTTGCCATCGCGCTGATGTACGAACTCCTGCGCACCAAGCGCTTCCGCCGCATCCTCTTCCTGGTGGATCGCAATGCGTTGGGGCGCCAGACGCTAGATGCCATGAGCAACACCGACACCAGCGGCTTTCTCAAGTTCGATCAGGTGTTCCCGATCGCCGACATGGCGCGCAAATTCCCGGAGGCAACCGACCGGGTGCAGGTGGCGACGGTACAGGCGATGATCCGCCGCATCTTCGACGATCCCGATGCGGAACGGCCGACGCCGGGCACTTATGATCTTATCATCGTCGACGAGGCTCATCGCGGCTACACGCTGGACGCCGAACTGCGTGAGGAAGACCTCGGCTTTCGCAATCTCGCCGACTATCTCTCTGCTTACCGCCGCGTGCTCGATTATTTCGATGCGACGAAGGTCGCGCTGACCGCGACACCCGCGCTGCACACGCGCGAGATCTTCGGAGCACCCGCGTTCCACTACGGCTACCGTCAGGCCGTGATCGACGGCTACCTGATTGATCATCGTCCACCGCGCCGCATTACGACAGCGCTCAGCCAGACGGGGATCAGCTTCGACAAGGGCGAAGAGGTCAATATCGTCGATCCCCGCACGGGGCAGATCGACCTCTTCAATCTCGATGACCAGGTCGATTTCGAGGTCGCCGAATTCAACAAGAAGGTCTACACACGCCCCTTCAACAGGGCGGTGGCCGAGGCGATCGCGGCCGAGTGCCCACCCGACCAGCCCGGCAAGACGCTACTGTTCGCCGCGCGCGACGACCACGCCGATATCCTCGTCGACGAGCTTCGCATCGCACTGAGCGCGGAGTACGGGCCGCAGCCGCACGATCTGGTCGAGAAAATCACCGGATCGGTCGACAAGCCGCTCGATCGCATCAAAGCGCTCAAGAATGATCCGCGCCCCAAATATGTCGTCACCGTCGACCTGCTGACGACCGGCATCGATGTCCCACCGATTGTCAACCTGGCCTTTGTTCGTCGTGTCAACAGCCGCATCCTTTACGACCAGATGATCGGCCGAGCCACCCGCCGCTGCGACGAGATCGGCAAGGAATATTTCCGGATCTTCGACGCCGTCGACATCTACGCCAATCTGCAGGAGGTGACGGACATGCGGCCGGTGGTGGTCGACCCGGCCCTTAGCTTCACCACGCTGGCCGCCGATCTGGAGCGTGCCACCACCGATATCGACCGTGCGTTCGTGCGCGATCAGATTGTGGTCAAGCTGCGCCAGCGCCTGCGCCACATCGACGAGACCCGACGCGAAGCGCTCGAGGCGGTGCTGGGGCCGTTCGATGGCCTGGCTGACCGCCTCAAGTCTGCGCCGCCCACCGACACCATCGCATTGTTCCAGCAGCACCCGTCGCTCGCGGCAGTTCTCGATGCTGCCAACCCTGCACGCCCTCGCGACGGCATCTATATTTCCGAGCATGAAGACGAGCTTGTCTCGGTCGCGGACAACTATGGCGGCAAGGCTACGCCCGGCGACTATATCGAGAGTTTTGAGGCGTTCGTCCGCGCTAATATGAACGCGGTGCCCGCCATGATCGCGGCGACTCAGCGCCCACGCGAGCTCACCCGCAAGGAACTGAAGGAACTGGCCATCCTGCTCGATTCCAAGGGGTTCTCCGAGGCCAACCTGCGCCGCGCCTATGGCAGCGCCCGCAACGCCGACATCGCCGCGCATATCATCGGTTTCGTCCGCCAGGCGGCGGTCGGTGACCCGCTGGTGCCTTATGAGGCGCGGGTTGAGAACGGAGTGCAGCGCATCCTCGCGAGCCGGGCCTGGACATCCAAGCAGAAGCAGTGGCTCACCCGTATCGGCCGCGTCCTGAAGGCTCAGCCGGTCGGCGATCCCGAAATCCTCTCTGATCCACTGTTTGCACAGGCCGGTGGCTTCGAAGTGGTCGACCGTGCGTTCGATTCCGGGTTAAGGGAAGTGCTTAAAGACCTGAACGCTGCCATCTGGGACGGCGGCAGGGTCGCATAACGAAAGAACCGTGATGAACCCGTCCGCTGATCTCGTGAACAAGCTCTGGCGTCTTTGCTCGCTGCTCCGCAAGGACGGGGTGACGTACCAGCAGTATGTCACCGAGCTCACCTACCTGCTATTCCTCAAAATGGCGTCCGAACAGAAGGACGAAAGCCGCATTCCGGAGCAGTACCGTTGGAGCGCGCTGAAAGGCGCGAGCGAGACCGA is drawn from Bradyrhizobium prioriisuperbiae and contains these coding sequences:
- a CDS encoding lasso peptide biosynthesis B2 protein, which encodes MKAGTRRRNYLTEAAVLLVAARLGVRLLSPERVFAFANRRIRRNRFAADETAWVSWAIDAASAWRWLRGPDLARALAAHTMLRRRGIASRLCLGVLSEGEALKPQAWVEVGRKVVVGGAPAPRLARLAEFGGELP
- a CDS encoding PqqD family protein, which gives rise to MQRNDYRQRDKGPATVPLTADTLLVQDSEPTRTTQGEEVMMLSARAGAYFGLNKVGSEIWAMLAQPRSVGEVCQALAQLYQVEADVLAAEVHAFLQQMLSNGLLRVPDPGELQRMSQGRSG
- a CDS encoding radical SAM protein, producing the protein MQSLPSHSPAPHDFAEAAVLEAPTPETPILKAPWLDFLWLELTHKCNLECVHCYTDSSPTRALHGGLMEADWRRTIDQAAGLGCRKLQFIGGEPTLHPALPDLIRFARDSGFDWIEVYTNGLAFSPRLRAAFVDHRVALAFSIYAATSLPHDAVTRRAGSHTRTIANLRWALAAGLDVRTGIIATGLNPEVTATRRFLQQLGVRSINIDSTRAMGRGGAAAEVSTAANSTAALCGRCWEGKLCITADGQAMPCTFARQFTVGHITAGLDSVLRGAPLQQFRHRLRAERGARGSGGHAFSPMAECGPVTPNCVPLGDPCSPEEFHPCLPMGGRPCVPQEGPCTPEVPPCGPEGGCNPNAPPY
- a CDS encoding integrase core domain-containing protein is translated as MEERIALFREYETGAFSVTELCARYGISRETFYVWKRRRASGEPHWFEERSHAVESCPHATASQLADCLIATRRRFPHFGPKKVKAWLERGRPEIDWPAASTIGDILKREGLVETRRRRRRAIAQGEVVAPASVPNEEWSIDFKGWFRTRDGTRCDPLTITDAASRFLVEVRIVDPTWAGVKGALERVFADIGLPDAIRSDNGTPFGSTGAGGLSALSVWWLKLGIEPHYIPPASPQDNARHERMHRTLKAETSKPPAATAAEQQRRFDVFRHHFNQERPHEALDQAPPAKLWQSPSRALPSHLHDPWYDAYHEVRRVRSSGEIKWRGELVFVGEALAGELVGLAERDTGGHILRFCDRDLGVIDRDHRFLRFAPPRARFRVQQKTAATAKQ
- a CDS encoding nodulation protein NfeD — protein: MRMLRVALVIAAAVMALMMAPRPAAPAESKPLALTVGIDGAIGPATAGYVRDALKTAQERRAELVILRLNTPGGLASSMREIIVDVLASPVPVIGYVAPSGAHAASAGTYILYATHIAAMAPGTNIGAATPVAIGGPLPGLPGAGQDKDKDKDKDKDSKDKDGDTKAAPKDAMTAKATNDAVALIRSLAELRGRNADWGEKAVREAATLTANGARDAHVIELIARSEAELLQQIDGRTVELAGGATHTLATKDITVETIERGWIARFLGVITDPNVAFILLLVGLYGLFFEVTTPGAVAPGVIGTICLLLAAYALNMLPINYAGLGLVLLGIALLVVEAFNPTVVLGLGGVIAFVLGALLLFRTDAPGVRVSWPVIATAAAMFLGLIGVVLASLRRVRNSPPSTGAHAMRGLPAQVIDWSGEGPVFEGHVFTQGERWRAHGAEAFAPGETVEVADVTNLTLEVRRR
- a CDS encoding slipin family protein, whose amino-acid sequence is MLDYVSVLVLVIVALVFFSQAIRILREYERGVVFTLGRFTGVKGPGLILLIPVVQQLVKVDLRVMVENVPPQDVISRDNVSVKVNAVLYYRIVDAERAIIQVGNYMAATSQLAQTTLRSVLGKHELDEMLAERDRLNADIQEILDQQTDAWGIKVTNIEIKDIDLNETMVRAIAKQAEAERLRRAKVINAMGEQQAAEKLVEAGRILAQEPQAMQLRYFAALHDIAGERSSTVVFPLPMDLLGHLNGRGKGAG
- a CDS encoding PIN domain-containing protein, encoding MSAFFDSNVLIYAYSTDARRARALAVVADGGVISVQVLNEFTNVLRNKQRQNWPIVEAALHSLRFLFPDILPLTADTHAAAVALARDHSFSFYDALIVASAIEGGCDILYSEDMQHGRLIDGLNIRNPFLESPP
- a CDS encoding AbrB/MazE/SpoVT family DNA-binding domain-containing protein, with translation MQVSKWGNSLAVRLPKALVDQLGLAPGDELKVVEASKGQIAVEKVDKRAEFLKRMEQFRFPLPEGYKFDRDEANER
- a CDS encoding ADP-ribosylglycohydrolase family protein — its product is MSTEGRLIGTSRLSPAALRSRFRGCLLGGACGDALGAPVEFMSREKILRIYGPGGIEAFDTAYGRVGAITDDTQMTLFTAEGLLRGWVRGSLNGITSYEDTTSAAYLRWLLTQGEINPLLPRSLASGWLVEQIGFSARRGPGRTCLAALHAMTALGAPARNDSKGCGGVMRLAPVGLFAARLPQGSSPEGLPPSETFQLGVRLAALTHGHPSGWLPAGVLAVLVQGLVAGVPLAQALVVAKACLRRAPDHAETLDAILRAEDLAASDLAPSKRENGRAIAKLGQGWVGEEALAIALYCALVAPGFREGVVLAVNHDGDSDSTGAIAGNLLGALWGAKEIPRAWLARLELKDVITEMADDLLAFPGWEISQGAETEKGAAITRKYPGL